The following nucleotide sequence is from Natronosalvus caseinilyticus.
GGCGCCGACGACGACCGGCCACAGCTCTGGCTCCTCCCGACCGACGGCGGCGAGGCCCGGCAGATCACGAGCGTCGTCGGCGGCGTTGCCGGCCTCGAGTGGAGCCCCGATGGCTCTCGGGTTCTCTTCACCCAGGCATCGACGGCCGACGACCGCGCGGAGGGGCGCGATTTTGCCGTCGATCCGGACTACGAACCGGAGACGCCTGACCCGCGGGTGATCGACCGACTCGTCTACCGGGCCCACCAGCGCTACGCGGACGGGCGGCGGAACCACATCTACACGCTCGAGGTCGAGTCGGCGCTCGAGCAAGGGTCAATTACCGAGACCGCAGGCGACAACGACGCCCTCGAGCGACTCACCAACGGCGACGTCGACTACACGGGGGCGACCTGGGGCGACGACGAAACGGTCTACTACGCCCGCAAGCTCGGCGAGGAACCCGACGACTCCATCGAGTCCGAAATCCTCGCACACGACCTCGAGACGGGCGAGGTCGAGCAGGTAACCGAAACGACCGGCTGGGCGACGATGCTCGCGGCGACGACCGACGGCCGGGTCGCCTACCCCTGGGTGCCGAAAGACGGGTTTACTCTCCGCCAGACCGAACTAAAGGTGTACGACCGGACGGCCGGAACGGAGACGACCGTCACCGACTCGATCGACCGCACCCTGAGCTTCGACGGCGGAATCGAGTGGGAGCCCGACGAGGAGACCCTCTACTTCGCCACGCCGGACGAGGGCGCGAGCGCGCTCTGGTCGGCCCCCGGCGACGGGAGTGAGGATCCAACCACCGTCTACGGCGAGGGCGTCACTCTCGAGGGCTTCTCGGTAGGTGAAAACGCCATCGCCTCCGTCCAGAGCGAGTGGGACCACCCGGGGGACGTCTTCGCGTCCACGCGCGGGGGCAACGAGGTCACTAGGCTGACCCGCGTCAACGCCGACTACCTCGAGGACCGGGCGGTTGCCCAACCCGAGGAACTGCGTTACGAGAGCGAGCAGGGTCCGGTGCAGGGGTGGCTCTTGACGCCGCCGGACTTCGACCCGGACGAAACGTACCCGCTCGTCGTCGAGATCCACGGCGGCCCCCACACCCGGTGGACCACCAGCGGGACGATGTGGCACGAGTTCCAGAGCCTCGCGGCCGCGGGCTACGCCGTCTTCTGGTGTAATCCTCGCGGATCGACCGGCTACGGCGAGGCCCACGCGGCCGCCATCGAGCGCGACTGGGGCGACGTGACGCTCACCGACGTGCTCGCGGGCGTCGACCTCGCCTGCGAGCGCGAGTACGTCGACGAAGACGAGCAGTACGTCACCGGCGGGAGCTTCGGCGGGTTCATGACCGCCTGGACGGTCGGACAGACCGACCGCTTCCGGGCCGCCGTCAGCCAGCGCGGCGTCTACGACTTCACCAGCTTCTACGGCTCGACGGACGCGTTCAAACTCGTCGAGGGCGACTACGGCATTACGCCCTGGGAGGACCCTGAGCACCTCTGGGCGCACTCCCCGGTCGCACACGTCCCGGACGTGACCACGCCGACGCTCCTGATCCACGCTGACCAGGACTACCGCACGCCCGCGAACACGGCCGAACTGTTCTACCTCGGCCTGAAGAAACACGGCGTCGACACCCGAATGGTCCGCTATCCCCGCGAAGGCCACGAACTCTCTCGCTCGGGCGAACCGGCCCATGTCGTCGACCGCCTCGAGCGGATCGTCCGCTGGTTCGACGGCTACAGCGACTACACCGACGCGTCGCCAGCGCTCGAGCGCGGCCCGAACGAGGGGCTCACGGCGGGGAAAGAGGGCGAGACAAACGAGGGTGGGGACGATGCCAGTGAAGGCGACGACGCACCAACCGAGAACGACGAGGAGACGAGCGCCTGACGCCGCATCGCCACGGATTTGTCGGTCTCGAGCCGTCTGTCACCGCCGCCACGGCGCTCTCGAGCCGTCTGTCACCGCTGTCGAGACTCCCTCGAGCCACCTGCCTCCTGCGTCACGGCACCTACTTCCGACTACCGAGAGTACGCGAGTCGCTTAAGACGACGCGTTCCCTATCCGATATATCGTGTTCGTCGGTCACGCGCTCCTCGCGTTCGCCGTCGCGGCCCTCGTCGCCGAGTGGCGAGGTTGGGGGCCACGTCGCGCGCTGGCGATCGGGGTCGTCGCCGGCCTCTTCGCCGCGATCCCCGACGTCGACGTCGCCTACGCGCTCGTCGGCCTCGCCGAGTGGAACCTCGGCGACGGCGCCCTGGGCGCCTCGACCGCGTTCTGGGACGCCAGTCGAACCGTCCACCGCTCGGCCACCCACTCGCTGGTCGTCGGCGTCGTCGCCGCGCCTGCGTTCGGGTTGCTCGCGATTCGTCGCACGCGCTCGAGCTCCGGCTCCGTTCGTGCTTACCTCGCTCACACCGCCGCCGTCGGGTTACTCACCGCACTCGTGGTCGTTGCATTCGCCGCGTCCGGTCCGGTCGCGGCGTTCGTGATGGCTCTCTTCGCGATCACCGGCGCCGTCGTCGCGGTCGGAACTTCCCGGGCGACCACCTTCTCGCCGGCGATCGTCGCCCTCGCGGCGATCTGGGGCCTGTTCTCGCATCCGTGGGGCGACCTCGTCACCGGCGAACCGCCCGAGTGGCTGTTCCCGTTCGCGGCCCCCGCTCTCGAGTCTCGCGTCCTCCTCCACCCGGACCCGACGCTGAACCTGCTCGGCGCGTTCGCGATCGAACTCGCCGTCATCTGGCTCGCCTTGCTAACCTACGCACGCCTGGCCGACCGGGACCCTCTCGCAGCGCTGGACCGTCGCGCCGCCGCCGGGGCCGCCTACGGGGTCGTCGCCCTGGTCAGTACGCCCCCGACGCTCGACATGTCCTACCACTTCGTCTTCTCGATCCTCGGCGCCGGACTCGTCTGTGGTGTCGTCCGGGAAGGGACCGTGCCGGGGGTTCACGGTCTGATCCCGCAGCGCTGGCGCACCTCGAGCGGCGTGTTCGATATCGTCCTCACGGCGCTGACCGGCGTGACCGTCGCGCTCCTCGCCTACGCCGCGGTGTACCTGTTGGCAGGATTTCCGTAACGTCGAGCGTGTCCGGGGTACTCGGCCGGACAACCTCCGGCGCCCGCCCTGAGAGCCCTCCCCTTTTTAACGATTCCATCGGTATCAGTGACCGTGTCTCAAACGCGACTCGAGCAACTGATCGGCGACGATCGGACGAACGCCGTCGCCGGCTGGGCAATCGTGGTCGCCCTGGTGGGAATTGCCGTCGGCGGGCTGGCGACTCGCGAACTCCTGTGGGCGACGTTCGCGCTCGTCCTGGTCGGGCTCGCCGTCCTCCCGCCGATCGCATTCCGATCGCCGCTGGTCATGCTCCCCTGGGAGGTGCTGTTGCTCGCCGCGACCCCCGCACTCGGCATCGTGCTGGGGGCCGACCTCCTGACCGGCCACGTCGCCTCCTACCTCTCGGTGGCCGCGGTCGCGCTTGTGCTCGCCGTCGAACTCCAGACATTCACCGCTGTGCGGATGACTGCCTCCTTCGCCGTCGTCTTCGTCGTCGTCACGACGATGGCCGCCGCCGCTCTCTGGGCGGTGTTCCGCTGGGGGGTCGCCACCGTCTTCGGCATTCCGTTCGAGGCCGACCACGACGCCGTCATGTGGGAGTTCGTATTCTCCGCGCTCGCCGGACTTGGCGCCGGAGTCGTCTTCGAACTGTACTTCAGACGACTCGGCCGCATCGACCCACTCCCCGACCTCGAGGACCTCGTCCCGGGGGTGGACGATGATTGATCTCGCCGCGTTCACACTCTCGACCGAGCGCCAGCGACAGCTCTCGTACCTGATGGAGCTGTCGCTGGTCGGTATGCTCTTCGTGGGCGTCGATCGCGGCAACGGCGGCATCGTCGTCAACACTGCGGTGGCCCTCGCCGTGACGCAACTCCCGCCGATCCTCGAGCGCGACTACGGTATTCCGATGGATCCACGGCTCACGTTGTGGATCACGACCGCCGTCTTCCTCCACGCCTTCGGCACCGTCGGCCTGCCAGGTGCCACGAGCACGCTCTACAGCCAGGTCTGGTGGTGGGACCACATGACCCACGCGCTCTCGGCGTCAGTCGTCGCCGCCGCGGGCTACGCCACCGTTCGTGCCCTCGACGAGCACGCCGAGGGCATCCACTTCCCCGGCCGGTTCATCGCGCTGTTCATCCTGCTGTTCGTCCTCGCGTTCGGCGTCCTCTGGGAGATCCTCGAGTTCGCCATCGCCCTCACTGCCGAGGCCCTGGGGCTGCCTCGCGTGCTCACCCAGTACGGCCTCGAGGACACGATGCTCGACTTCGTCTTCAACTCGATCGGGGCGCTGGTCGTCGCCACCTGGGGTGGGGCCTACCTCGGAGACGTGAGCGGGGCGATTCGTGAGCGACTCGAGGCTCGATCAGCGGGGGGACTGGAGCACCTCGAGCGAGGGGAAACGGAAGAACAGAAGAAGTGAGCGATGTCGATTCGAGTCGATCAGTCGATCGGTCGATCGGTCGATCAGTCGCTCTGAATCCGCGGCGCCAGCATGTACGTGACCTGGCCCTGTCCCTCCGCAAAGCCGAAGTAACACTTGATGGGGAACTCCTCGCCGAGGTCCAGCGTGACCTCGGTGTCTCTCGGAATCGCCTTGTTCATGTCTTTGAGGTAATCCAGCGAGAACAGCGAGTGCGCCGGCCCGACCTGCAGGTCGATGAGGTCGTCCTGGGTCAACTCGAGGTGGACGTCGTCGGTGTCGCCCTCGGCGTTGACGTAGAAGAACTCCTCGGCGTCGTCGACGCCCAGCGCGATGTGATCGGAGACCATGTCCGCCGCCTTGACCGATCGGTTGACGTCCTTGCCCTCGAGGACGACCCGGGCGGGCAGGTCCAGATCCGGAATGTCCGGCTCCTGGCGGATCGAGTCTGGGTCGATCAGCGCGAGGGTGTACTCCAGGCCGTCGATCTGGATGTGGAGTTTGCGAGTCTCTTCGTCGAGTTCGAGTTGGATCAACTGGCCGGATTCCGCCATGCCGGCGATGTCCTCGAGTCGGGAGAGGTCGACGCCGATCAGGCCGCCATCGGCCTCGTAGGATTCGAACGCGGCCGCCTCGAGCGAGAGGTCGACCATGCCGACGTTGGCGGGGTCGACGGCCCGGATTGAGAGCCCCTCCTCCTCGAGGTGGATCTTGCACTCGTCGACCAGCACGCTTACCGAATCGAGCGCGCTGGTGAGCGTTTCCGCGCTCACGATGGCCTTGAACATATGGATCGGGCTACGGACGGTCGGTACAAAAAGGCACCCTTTGGCGCCGACTCCGTTCGCGTCCACCTCCTGGGTCCACGGCGTGTAAACGGTGACCGTGTTCCGGCGGACGACACCTCGAGTCGCCTGTCGATCTCGTCTTCACCGAGTTCACCGTCCTCGAAACAGAATTGATGGACTTCACGACCCGAGGGGTCCTTCTGCATTCTGCGTTCGAATGCCGATTCCTAACGCTCGGCCATCACGCTCCAGACCATTGGCGTCTACGTCACCGAGACCTTCGCCAATCCCCTCCAGTTTGCGGGCCGCCTGTGGGCCTCGAGAAACTGAGCACTGCGCTGGGTTGGACCGACCGGAGGCACCCACACTTTTGTCGATAACCGATCCCCATTCGGATAGATGACCGCCGATACGCACGCGAGCGGCGCCTCGAGCGACGACGTTTCGGACCCGGACATCGAGGACCTGCTTGACAAACTGGACGAATTGAAAGACGCTGCTGACGACCCCGGAGAGCGTCGACGAGTCGAAGAGACGATTCACCTCGTAAATCGAATGCCCGGGAGCCAGGCGTTCACGAAACGGATCACGAAGTACACGACGAAAGACATCGCGCAGGCGTTTGTGGGGTCCGTCATCTTCGCGCTCCCGCTACTCGTCGAGGACGGCGTCTTCGACATCGCGGAGTGGTTTCTGTCGGTCACCCTTGGCGGCGTTCCCGTGTTCTTCGTCGCCAATCTCGGCTTTCTCCTAGCGATGACCGCAGGGCTGCTCTACTACGCCGACTTCAGGCAGGTCGAGGTTCGAAAGCCGATCCTCGGCGTGATCCCGCGGCGCTACGCGGGGGTGCTCGTCGTGTCGCTACTGGCGTCCGTTGCAATGATGCTCATGTGGGGACAACTCACCGCGGATGAGCCGACGGCGATGGAGCAGGTGAGTCGCGTGACGGTGGTCTGGACGGTCGCCGCGTTCGGCGCCGCGCTAGGCGACATCTTGCCGGGGGAATCGACGGACGAGGACATCAGCGACCGCCTTTGAGCGGCGACGACCGTGCGTCACATCGATCCGCTCACCCTCGCGCAAAAACCTGGACGAAAAAGCCGCGACTCGCTTCGCTCGCCGCGGGACAGTACCGGCGCCAGCTACGACGGGACGACCGTAATCGGTTGCTTGCGATCGATCGCGTCCTCGAGGTCGTCGGCAATCGCACTCCCTCTCGAGACCTGGATTTCGCCGCCGCGACTCACCGTCGCGGTGAAGAGGTACTCGCCGCCGGCCTGCACCTCGACGGTTTCGCCGTGGTTGCCGTCGACGGGAACGATGACGTGTCTCGAGGTGATCTCGGGGGTGACGATCTGGCCGGCCGGCTGTGCGTTGCCGCTGTTTCCGCCTGCGTTGCCGTGGCCGCCGCGGCCACTACCGCCACCGCCTCCACCACCGCTCGAGTCCGACCCGTAGTGGGGATTCTCGTCGTGCGTTCGCACGTCGATGTCGATCCCGAGCCGGTTCTCGACGTCGGTGATCCGCCCGCCGCCCTTGCCGATCACCGTCGAGATATCGTCCTCCTCGACGTAGACGACGGCACGGTTCTGGCTCTTCAGCTGGACGTCGACGTAGCCACGGGCGATCGACCGGATCTCGCGTTCGATCTCGGACTTGGCGATCCGATCGACGCCGCTCTCCGCAGTTTCGCCGCCGTCCTCGAGCGGAACCGTGACGACCTGCCGGTTGAACGTGTAGATCTCGTAGGCGGGTTTGCCCGTCTGGAAGTCCGTCACCTGAATCACGGGGCGAGCGAGGTCCTCCTCGGTGAGCCCCGCGGGGACCTTCACCTCCGTCTTGACGTCGTAGACGGTCGAAACTTCGCCGGCGTCGATGTAGACGACGGTGTCGACGACCTGCGGGATCATGCCGAGTTCGACGCGACCGACCAGTCGCTGGAGGGCGTCGATCGGACGAGTCGCGTGGACGACGCCGATCATGCCGACGCCGGCCAGGCGCATGTCCGCGAAGACCTCGAAGTCGTCGGTTTTGCGGACCTCGTCGTAGATTGTGTAGTCGGGCC
It contains:
- a CDS encoding S9 family peptidase, coding for MHTVDPADYHDIVQVADPQLSPDGERVAFVRKIPKDDESYEATVYVVPLGGDEPTQFTVSEGVDSQPRWSPDGSHLAFVSTRGADDDRPQLWLLPTDGGEARQITSVVGGVAGLEWSPDGSRVLFTQASTADDRAEGRDFAVDPDYEPETPDPRVIDRLVYRAHQRYADGRRNHIYTLEVESALEQGSITETAGDNDALERLTNGDVDYTGATWGDDETVYYARKLGEEPDDSIESEILAHDLETGEVEQVTETTGWATMLAATTDGRVAYPWVPKDGFTLRQTELKVYDRTAGTETTVTDSIDRTLSFDGGIEWEPDEETLYFATPDEGASALWSAPGDGSEDPTTVYGEGVTLEGFSVGENAIASVQSEWDHPGDVFASTRGGNEVTRLTRVNADYLEDRAVAQPEELRYESEQGPVQGWLLTPPDFDPDETYPLVVEIHGGPHTRWTTSGTMWHEFQSLAAAGYAVFWCNPRGSTGYGEAHAAAIERDWGDVTLTDVLAGVDLACEREYVDEDEQYVTGGSFGGFMTAWTVGQTDRFRAAVSQRGVYDFTSFYGSTDAFKLVEGDYGITPWEDPEHLWAHSPVAHVPDVTTPTLLIHADQDYRTPANTAELFYLGLKKHGVDTRMVRYPREGHELSRSGEPAHVVDRLERIVRWFDGYSDYTDASPALERGPNEGLTAGKEGETNEGGDDASEGDDAPTENDEETSA
- a CDS encoding DNA polymerase sliding clamp; protein product: MFKAIVSAETLTSALDSVSVLVDECKIHLEEEGLSIRAVDPANVGMVDLSLEAAAFESYEADGGLIGVDLSRLEDIAGMAESGQLIQLELDEETRKLHIQIDGLEYTLALIDPDSIRQEPDIPDLDLPARVVLEGKDVNRSVKAADMVSDHIALGVDDAEEFFYVNAEGDTDDVHLELTQDDLIDLQVGPAHSLFSLDYLKDMNKAIPRDTEVTLDLGEEFPIKCYFGFAEGQGQVTYMLAPRIQSD
- a CDS encoding metal-dependent hydrolase, translating into MFVGHALLAFAVAALVAEWRGWGPRRALAIGVVAGLFAAIPDVDVAYALVGLAEWNLGDGALGASTAFWDASRTVHRSATHSLVVGVVAAPAFGLLAIRRTRSSSGSVRAYLAHTAAVGLLTALVVVAFAASGPVAAFVMALFAITGAVVAVGTSRATTFSPAIVALAAIWGLFSHPWGDLVTGEPPEWLFPFAAPALESRVLLHPDPTLNLLGAFAIELAVIWLALLTYARLADRDPLAALDRRAAAGAAYGVVALVSTPPTLDMSYHFVFSILGAGLVCGVVREGTVPGVHGLIPQRWRTSSGVFDIVLTALTGVTVALLAYAAVYLLAGFP
- a CDS encoding DUF2391 domain-containing protein, translating into MTADTHASGASSDDVSDPDIEDLLDKLDELKDAADDPGERRRVEETIHLVNRMPGSQAFTKRITKYTTKDIAQAFVGSVIFALPLLVEDGVFDIAEWFLSVTLGGVPVFFVANLGFLLAMTAGLLYYADFRQVEVRKPILGVIPRRYAGVLVVSLLASVAMMLMWGQLTADEPTAMEQVSRVTVVWTVAAFGAALGDILPGESTDEDISDRL